One window of the Halococcus agarilyticus genome contains the following:
- a CDS encoding UPF0175 family protein, translating into MARSEPADSDDDLAHAVGLYALGEVNEGKAAEIAGVTRWEMRDILEDAGLELRHGPRTVAGARDDAGLALDENGNGE; encoded by the coding sequence ATGGCGCGTTCCGAGCCGGCCGATTCCGACGACGATCTCGCCCACGCGGTTGGCCTGTATGCCCTCGGGGAGGTCAACGAGGGGAAGGCCGCGGAGATAGCGGGCGTCACGCGATGGGAGATGCGCGACATCCTCGAAGACGCCGGTCTCGAACTCCGTCATGGCCCACGAACGGTCGCCGGAGCGCGCGACGACGCGGGCCTCGCTCTCGACGAGAACGGTAATGGCGAATGA
- a CDS encoding NUDIX hydrolase: MDLARVARYAATAVTDEQREAAVLAPVITRGDGPHLLFTKRADHLGEHPGQMSFPGGGREPSDEDLTATALREANEEIGLDPATAEVVGRLDDIRTVTEYAVRPFVARVPDREYVPDEREVAEVAVLSVAALTDPANYDSERRDHPYYGEIRLHFFRVDEYVVWGATGRILAQLLELTTDWRVPDEPDRVVDPDADFPV, encoded by the coding sequence ATGGACCTCGCGCGGGTGGCTCGGTACGCGGCCACGGCGGTCACCGACGAGCAGCGGGAGGCGGCCGTGCTCGCGCCGGTCATCACCCGCGGGGACGGGCCGCATCTCCTCTTTACCAAGCGCGCCGACCACCTCGGCGAGCATCCGGGCCAGATGAGCTTTCCCGGCGGCGGTCGCGAACCGAGCGACGAGGACCTCACCGCGACCGCGCTCCGGGAGGCGAACGAGGAGATCGGGCTCGATCCGGCGACCGCCGAGGTGGTCGGCCGGCTCGACGACATCCGGACCGTGACGGAGTACGCGGTCCGGCCGTTCGTCGCCCGCGTTCCCGACCGCGAGTACGTCCCCGACGAGCGCGAGGTCGCCGAGGTTGCAGTTCTCTCGGTGGCGGCACTCACCGATCCGGCGAACTACGACTCCGAACGCCGCGATCACCCATACTACGGCGAGATCCGGCTTCACTTCTTCCGGGTCGACGAGTACGTGGTGTGGGGGGCTACCGGGCGCATCCTCGCCCAGCTTCTCGAACTCACGACCGACTGGCGCGTGCCCGACGAGCCGGATCGGGTGGTCGATCCCGACGCCGACTTTCCAGTGTGA
- a CDS encoding DUF7109 family protein, protein MEFSHDELAGVVDLFGALTRPELLQACDELAFKRGTEFEPEGAFDDAITAYRLVAIDPMDLAGTQSEPTADEPLLAVGPTAFPTLPDRAEDLPHILDIEPREVDRAALGAVAEERFRADAARAVADDDHARISQLLDVSYDLEAWAPVELGGVRDRLDDATMETDAADERAESVTAEIDERTN, encoded by the coding sequence ATGGAGTTCAGCCACGACGAGCTCGCGGGCGTGGTCGACCTGTTCGGGGCGCTCACCCGTCCCGAACTACTCCAGGCGTGCGACGAGCTCGCGTTCAAGCGTGGCACCGAGTTCGAACCGGAGGGCGCGTTCGACGACGCGATCACGGCCTACCGGCTCGTCGCGATCGATCCCATGGACCTCGCTGGGACGCAGTCGGAGCCGACCGCGGACGAACCGCTGCTCGCCGTCGGTCCGACGGCGTTTCCGACACTTCCCGACCGGGCCGAGGACCTCCCACACATCCTCGATATCGAGCCGCGCGAGGTCGACCGTGCGGCGCTCGGGGCCGTCGCCGAGGAGCGATTTCGTGCCGACGCGGCGCGGGCGGTCGCGGACGACGACCACGCGCGGATCTCCCAGCTGTTGGACGTGAGCTACGATCTCGAAGCGTGGGCCCCGGTCGAACTCGGCGGCGTTCGCGACCGGCTCGACGACGCGACGATGGAGACGGATGCGGCCGACGAGCGCGCCGAGAGCGTCACGGCCGAGATCGACGAACGGACGAATTAA
- a CDS encoding glycosyltransferase family protein, which translates to MEYVQERIATLHDFGDAVPDAPTDRATVVVPMTDREYRTPAAERVLSTLADVDPERVLVALRTEPENVGAFDAWLGAFDPVETLWCGGRRVRALLAEHGLDGAQGKGRDVWLALGVAALDTEYVVIHDADATSYSAGDVPTLLAPLADEFGFVKGYYARIERNRLFGRLFRLFYTPLVCALAERHDAAILSYLDSFRYALAGEVALTADLARRLRVSREWGLEIDTLGAAFDAVGFAGTAQVDLGTHVHDHRDVGGSAGLAAMSRAVGAAVFRTIEKHGVEPAYETLPARYESAAGTLVDQYAADAAHNGLDYDRAAERDQVSRYAAAIEPPGADTRLPAWADTALDPERVREAARADLAAATGSGPTPDAKG; encoded by the coding sequence GTGGAGTACGTCCAGGAGCGGATCGCGACGCTGCACGACTTCGGCGACGCCGTCCCGGACGCGCCCACCGACCGGGCGACCGTCGTCGTGCCGATGACCGACCGTGAGTACCGGACGCCGGCGGCCGAGCGGGTCCTTTCGACGCTCGCGGACGTCGACCCCGAACGGGTGCTCGTCGCGCTCCGGACCGAGCCCGAGAACGTCGGCGCGTTCGACGCGTGGCTCGGGGCGTTCGATCCGGTCGAGACGCTCTGGTGTGGCGGCCGGCGGGTGCGGGCGCTCCTGGCCGAGCACGGTCTCGACGGCGCACAGGGCAAAGGGCGGGACGTCTGGCTGGCGCTCGGGGTCGCCGCGCTCGACACCGAGTACGTCGTGATCCACGACGCCGACGCGACCTCGTACTCGGCGGGAGACGTTCCCACGCTGCTCGCGCCGCTCGCGGACGAGTTCGGGTTCGTGAAGGGGTACTACGCCCGCATCGAGCGCAATCGACTGTTCGGCCGGCTGTTTCGGCTGTTCTACACGCCCCTGGTGTGCGCGCTCGCCGAGCGCCACGACGCGGCGATCCTCTCCTATCTCGATTCGTTCCGGTACGCGCTCGCGGGCGAGGTCGCGCTCACGGCCGATCTCGCGCGCCGGCTCCGGGTGAGTCGGGAGTGGGGGCTCGAAATCGACACGCTCGGGGCCGCGTTCGACGCCGTGGGGTTCGCGGGCACTGCTCAAGTAGACCTCGGCACCCACGTCCACGATCACCGCGACGTCGGCGGGTCGGCGGGGCTGGCGGCGATGAGCCGCGCGGTCGGCGCGGCGGTCTTTCGCACGATCGAGAAACACGGCGTCGAACCGGCATACGAGACGCTCCCCGCGCGCTACGAGAGCGCCGCGGGGACGCTCGTCGACCAGTACGCCGCCGACGCCGCGCACAACGGGCTCGACTACGACCGGGCGGCCGAGCGCGACCAGGTCTCGCGGTACGCCGCGGCGATCGAACCACCGGGTGCAGACACCAGGCTCCCGGCGTGGGCAGACACAGCTCTCGATCCCGAGCGAGTTCGCGAGGCGGCGCGAGCGGATCTCGCGGCCGCCACAGGCAGTGGACCGACGCCGGACGCCAAGGGCTAA
- a CDS encoding helix-turn-helix transcriptional regulator, whose translation MGPREHVAFLAGSANRVRILETLREQPHRQCELTEACDLSRSTVHRALDGLTDRGWVEQIDGEYRLTVGGDLVLGHYAALESAIDRVDEWGPFLNRLGDLATTLPLAALSEATLVTSTPENPHAAAAHFADGLATTTTEKFYAISGVVSPRFNEAAQELIATDTEMEMLIDESVFETSSTDYEEALDDAYSLDNFTLYLYPDDLAFGLAVFDERVLISTHDERGVLRECLDSTDETLRTWACGVYDDHRSAATRADAPVPQE comes from the coding sequence ATGGGACCGCGCGAGCACGTCGCGTTTCTGGCCGGCTCGGCGAACCGGGTGCGGATCCTCGAAACGCTCCGCGAGCAGCCCCACCGCCAGTGCGAACTCACCGAGGCGTGCGACCTGTCGCGCTCGACCGTCCACCGCGCGCTCGACGGGCTCACCGACCGAGGCTGGGTGGAACAGATCGACGGCGAGTACCGCCTCACCGTCGGTGGTGACCTCGTTCTCGGCCACTACGCGGCGCTCGAATCCGCGATCGACCGGGTGGACGAGTGGGGGCCGTTCCTGAATCGGCTCGGCGACCTCGCCACTACGCTCCCGCTCGCCGCGCTCTCGGAGGCGACCCTCGTGACGAGCACGCCCGAAAACCCCCACGCGGCGGCCGCCCACTTCGCCGACGGGCTCGCGACGACCACGACCGAGAAATTCTACGCCATCTCGGGAGTCGTCAGCCCGCGGTTCAACGAGGCCGCCCAGGAACTCATCGCCACCGACACGGAGATGGAGATGCTCATCGACGAGTCGGTGTTCGAGACCTCCTCGACCGACTACGAGGAGGCACTCGACGACGCCTACTCGCTCGACAACTTCACGCTGTACCTGTACCCCGACGACCTCGCGTTCGGTCTCGCGGTCTTCGACGAGCGCGTGCTGATCAGCACGCACGACGAGCGCGGCGTCCTTCGCGAGTGTCTCGACAGCACCGACGAGACGCTCCGAACGTGGGCGTGCGGCGTCTACGACGACCACCGGAGCGCCGCCACGCGCGCCGACGCCCCGGTTCCACAGGAGTGA
- a CDS encoding aldo/keto reductase yields the protein MATSEATWAYRDRHTEEFGRTYFRRFGDCIVSSIGLGTYLGDPTDEVDDSYHASVVRALESGINVLDTAINYRHQRSERVVGRALDAAEVDRDAVAIATKGGFVPFDGERPDDPGKFVREEYVESGIIDPDDLVRGMHCLAPAFVDDQLDRSLANLGIETVDCYYVHNPEFQLDERSRGAVYDDLEATFARLEERAAVGDLRHYGVATWDAFRVAPDDPNHLSLPEVVSRARDAARTAGNDATHFRAVQLPFNVVMADAFTVAAHDGPDGPQSALRFAREAGLDVFVSAPLAQGRLADEIPTDVADRLDGDTPAAKALTFARSGPGVTCALVGMRSPEHVVANVDSGRADAMGADAFDATFE from the coding sequence ATGGCAACCAGCGAGGCGACGTGGGCGTACCGCGACCGCCATACTGAAGAATTCGGCCGGACGTACTTCCGGCGCTTCGGCGACTGCATCGTCTCCAGCATCGGCCTCGGCACCTACCTCGGCGACCCAACTGACGAAGTCGACGACTCGTACCACGCCTCGGTCGTGCGGGCGCTCGAATCCGGGATCAACGTGCTCGACACCGCGATCAACTACCGTCACCAGCGTTCGGAGCGGGTCGTCGGGCGCGCGCTCGATGCCGCCGAGGTCGATCGCGACGCGGTGGCGATCGCCACCAAGGGCGGGTTCGTCCCCTTCGACGGCGAGCGACCCGACGACCCCGGAAAGTTCGTCCGCGAAGAGTACGTCGAGAGCGGGATCATCGACCCCGACGACCTCGTTCGCGGAATGCACTGCCTCGCGCCCGCGTTCGTCGACGATCAGCTCGACCGTTCGCTCGCGAACCTCGGGATCGAGACGGTCGACTGCTACTACGTCCACAACCCCGAGTTCCAGCTCGACGAGCGCTCGCGTGGGGCCGTCTACGACGATCTGGAGGCGACGTTCGCGAGGCTCGAGGAGCGTGCCGCTGTGGGGGACCTCCGACACTACGGCGTCGCGACGTGGGACGCGTTCCGTGTCGCACCCGACGATCCGAACCACCTCTCGCTCCCGGAGGTCGTCTCGCGCGCCCGCGACGCCGCCCGGACCGCGGGCAACGACGCGACTCACTTTCGCGCCGTTCAGCTCCCGTTCAACGTCGTCATGGCCGACGCGTTCACCGTCGCGGCCCACGACGGGCCCGATGGCCCCCAAAGTGCGCTCCGGTTCGCACGCGAGGCCGGACTCGACGTGTTCGTGAGCGCCCCGCTCGCTCAGGGTCGCCTCGCGGACGAAATCCCGACCGACGTCGCCGACCGACTCGACGGCGACACGCCGGCCGCGAAGGCGCTCACGTTCGCGCGCTCGGGGCCTGGCGTGACGTGCGCGCTCGTCGGGATGCGCAGTCCGGAACACGTCGTGGCGAACGTCGATTCGGGGCGGGCGGACGCGATGGGGGCGGACGCGTTCGACGCGACGTTCGAGTGA
- a CDS encoding helix-turn-helix domain-containing protein, which yields MSERTDSAGAPTPRTPSTSTDASTAQFVLPAKGFALADLFERVPDARVECEAAIANPDDHALLVVRTEERERAVDAALRSDSGVAAVERFGERADGWTYRVTWDGRPRRLIQRLVAADVTLLSMRGAGGEWKLRLLAPDRDGIARAHDAMDDLDCGDECRRISTFDGGGSARSELTDEQREALLTAFEAGYYEIPRDITAADLADDLDISHQALSERFRRAHERLVETELVVGDRPP from the coding sequence ATGAGCGAACGTACCGATTCGGCGGGAGCCCCGACGCCGCGGACGCCCTCGACATCCACCGACGCGAGCACCGCACAGTTCGTGCTTCCGGCGAAGGGGTTCGCGCTCGCCGACCTGTTCGAGCGGGTTCCCGACGCGCGCGTCGAGTGCGAAGCCGCCATCGCCAACCCCGACGACCACGCGCTGTTGGTCGTCCGGACCGAGGAGCGCGAGCGCGCCGTCGACGCCGCACTGCGATCCGATTCAGGGGTCGCGGCGGTCGAGCGCTTCGGCGAGCGCGCGGACGGGTGGACGTATCGGGTGACGTGGGACGGTCGCCCCCGCCGGCTCATCCAACGACTCGTCGCCGCGGACGTCACGCTCCTGTCCATGCGGGGGGCGGGCGGCGAATGGAAACTCCGGCTGCTGGCTCCCGACCGCGACGGGATCGCACGGGCGCACGACGCCATGGACGACCTCGATTGTGGGGACGAGTGCCGGAGGATTTCGACTTTCGACGGTGGCGGGTCGGCCCGGTCGGAGCTGACCGACGAACAGCGCGAGGCACTTCTCACTGCGTTCGAGGCCGGATACTACGAGATCCCGCGCGACATCACGGCGGCCGATCTCGCCGACGATCTCGACATCTCCCACCAGGCGCTCTCCGAGCGGTTCCGGCGTGCGCACGAGCGGCTGGTGGAAACCGAGCTCGTCGTCGGCGACCGCCCACCGTGA
- a CDS encoding DUF7563 family protein translates to MPACKNCKGFVTDRYVRVFAPTGMDDVRVCPNCEDKLRSGAEVREAHSSRHANK, encoded by the coding sequence ATGCCCGCTTGCAAAAACTGCAAGGGATTCGTGACCGACCGGTACGTGCGAGTGTTCGCCCCGACGGGAATGGACGACGTGCGCGTCTGTCCGAACTGCGAGGACAAACTCCGCTCGGGGGCCGAAGTCCGTGAGGCACATTCGTCGCGGCATGCCAACAAATGA
- a CDS encoding helix-turn-helix domain-containing protein, with amino-acid sequence MSVIARISLPAGGFELGQVFTGTAAEIELSEFVAITDDPLPHFWVTNFDGDIESFEATVRDDPIVGALTRLNGLAGKVLYEIEWADGVDGFLTAIATNEIIVEWATGTAEEWTFALRAGDREALSSFYDDCLTHDVPVTVKEIHPEPEEPDEPQFGLSAKQHEAVTRAFEAGYYEVPRTTSLTELGTATDISRQAFARRLNRGTHRVFANTVMLDS; translated from the coding sequence ATGAGCGTCATCGCGCGCATCAGCCTGCCGGCCGGGGGCTTCGAACTCGGGCAGGTGTTCACGGGCACGGCCGCCGAGATCGAACTCAGCGAGTTCGTCGCCATCACCGACGATCCCCTGCCGCATTTCTGGGTCACGAACTTCGACGGCGACATCGAATCGTTCGAGGCGACGGTCCGCGACGACCCGATCGTCGGCGCGCTCACCAGGCTCAACGGTCTCGCCGGGAAGGTCCTCTACGAGATCGAGTGGGCCGACGGCGTCGACGGCTTTCTCACCGCGATCGCGACCAACGAGATCATCGTCGAGTGGGCCACCGGCACCGCCGAGGAATGGACCTTCGCGCTTCGTGCCGGCGACCGCGAGGCGCTCTCGTCGTTCTACGACGACTGCCTCACCCACGACGTTCCCGTGACAGTGAAGGAGATCCACCCCGAACCCGAGGAGCCCGACGAACCTCAGTTCGGGCTTTCGGCGAAACAACACGAGGCGGTCACGCGCGCGTTCGAGGCGGGCTACTACGAGGTCCCCCGCACCACCTCGCTCACCGAACTCGGGACGGCGACCGACATCAGCCGCCAGGCGTTCGCCCGTCGACTCAACCGCGGCACCCACCGCGTCTTCGCCAACACGGTCATGCTCGACAGCTGA
- a CDS encoding SDR family oxidoreductase gives MSRVVVLGCGYVGLELGRQLAPDHDVVGVRRSADGVERIEHAGFEAIQADVTDPDALARVPDVDAVVFAASSGGRGADAAREIYVDGLRTAIGVFGARDHAPDRLVYTSSTGVYGDHDGGWVDEDTPIEPTTEKTEVLAEAERIAREETSDHGIAGTVARFAGLYGPDRYRLDRYLDGPVTAGYLNMIHRDDAAGAIRFLLDADAARDDTVLVVDDEPVSKHAFADWLADECDVPRPEKRTKAERLEDGDLSDAARRRIETSKRCANDRLRDLGYELTYPTYREGYRAAIDAYRGG, from the coding sequence GTGAGTCGCGTCGTCGTTTTGGGGTGTGGCTACGTCGGCCTCGAACTCGGTCGCCAGCTCGCACCCGATCACGACGTCGTCGGGGTGCGCCGCTCGGCGGACGGCGTCGAACGGATCGAACACGCCGGGTTCGAGGCCATCCAAGCGGACGTCACCGATCCCGACGCCCTCGCGCGCGTTCCAGACGTCGACGCCGTGGTGTTCGCGGCGAGTTCGGGCGGGCGAGGGGCCGACGCTGCGCGCGAGATTTACGTGGACGGCCTCCGGACCGCGATCGGGGTCTTCGGCGCGCGCGACCACGCGCCCGACCGCCTGGTCTACACCTCCTCGACCGGCGTCTACGGCGATCACGACGGCGGCTGGGTCGACGAGGACACCCCGATCGAGCCGACGACCGAGAAGACAGAGGTGCTCGCCGAAGCCGAGCGAATCGCCCGCGAGGAAACCAGCGATCACGGTATTGCGGGAACGGTCGCGCGGTTCGCGGGGCTGTACGGCCCCGACCGCTACCGGCTCGATCGCTACCTCGATGGCCCCGTGACGGCGGGCTATCTCAACATGATCCACCGCGACGACGCCGCCGGCGCGATCCGGTTCCTCCTCGACGCCGACGCCGCCCGCGACGACACGGTGCTCGTGGTCGACGACGAACCCGTCTCGAAGCACGCCTTCGCCGACTGGCTCGCCGACGAGTGCGACGTTCCGCGCCCCGAGAAGCGAACGAAAGCCGAGCGCCTCGAAGACGGCGATCTCTCGGACGCTGCACGACGGCGTATCGAGACCTCGAAACGGTGTGCGAACGACAGGCTCCGCGATCTCGGCTACGAACTCACGTACCCGACCTACCGCGAGGGCTACCGGGCGGCGATCGACGCGTACCGGGGTGGATGA
- a CDS encoding DUF5791 family protein has translation MQDASGQSIAGRRVDDCGCEPRIEGHRLVVDATDCPEEGRLAASPACRASVVGALVGRSVASVRTRIETGEYVYDDGATALLIAADRFVALAAGHDQALAARALGDPLGAARVAAGRTGPVAEFAATTGLIEGLGRIASYDDAFAARSATELNSLTSASGTPNMLHDVDDAGSLSPDELRARYDQRLRTVIEEHGVEVVADEAGVASEPVDVLAEGESPELTLEEAAAILSVSEDEPDAEAIVLETRDHLLMGMTTAVLDVEAVESGIDGALDAREIQQKIEGRLPMDLDELATIHGYIEERKP, from the coding sequence ATGCAGGATGCGTCGGGCCAGTCGATAGCGGGCAGACGAGTCGACGACTGCGGCTGTGAGCCACGCATCGAGGGTCACCGACTCGTCGTCGACGCCACCGACTGCCCGGAGGAGGGTCGTCTGGCGGCGAGCCCTGCCTGTCGTGCGAGTGTCGTCGGCGCACTCGTCGGCCGGTCCGTCGCCAGCGTGCGAACCCGGATCGAGACCGGGGAGTACGTCTACGACGACGGGGCAACGGCGCTGCTGATCGCCGCCGACCGGTTCGTCGCGCTCGCCGCAGGCCACGATCAGGCGCTGGCGGCGCGCGCACTCGGCGACCCGCTCGGTGCGGCCCGCGTCGCGGCCGGCCGCACCGGACCCGTTGCGGAGTTCGCCGCCACAACGGGGCTGATCGAGGGATTGGGGCGCATCGCGAGCTACGACGACGCGTTCGCCGCCCGCTCCGCGACCGAACTCAATTCACTTACGTCGGCGAGCGGTACTCCGAATATGCTCCACGACGTCGACGATGCGGGCAGTCTCTCGCCCGACGAACTCCGCGCGCGCTACGACCAGCGCCTCCGGACCGTGATCGAGGAACACGGTGTCGAGGTCGTCGCCGACGAGGCTGGCGTCGCGAGCGAACCGGTCGACGTGCTCGCCGAGGGCGAATCACCCGAACTCACGCTCGAAGAGGCAGCGGCGATCCTCTCCGTGAGTGAGGACGAACCCGACGCGGAGGCCATCGTGCTCGAAACCCGCGATCACCTCCTGATGGGGATGACCACCGCCGTGCTCGACGTCGAGGCGGTCGAATCGGGGATCGACGGCGCGCTCGACGCCCGCGAGATCCAGCAGAAGATCGAGGGCCGGCTCCCGATGGACCTCGACGAACTCGCCACGATCCACGGCTACATCGAGGAGCGCAAACCGTGA
- a CDS encoding alkaline phosphatase family protein: protein MGLFDRIRGDDAPRVAFFGIDGVPYSLIEDNPDVFENLTALARDGSAGAIDSIVPPESSACWPSLTTGVNPGETGVYGFQDREVGSYDTYVPMGRDVQATRVWDRVEDEGRDATVMNVPVTFPPQRDVQRMVSGFLSPGVDEAAYPDELRDTLNALDYRIDNNAKLGHDDDKTEFLEDAHATLDARFEAFSHYVEQDDWDLLFGVFMTTDRVNHFLFEDYERDGEYKQEFFEFYKKVDEYLGRLREMLPDDVTMAVASDHGFTVQDHEVHFNEWLEQEGWLDFAEDDHESLADISDDTEAYAFIPGRFYINLEGREPRGGVAEDDYEEKRTELKKALETLEGPDGRKVCERVVEKEDAFRGAHDDIAPDLVAIPNHGFDLKAGFSGHGSVFDTGPRNGMHSFDNACLFVDDANARVGDDTDLFDIAPTLLDAMEIDYDRSEFDGSSLA from the coding sequence ATGGGACTGTTCGACCGCATCCGCGGCGACGACGCCCCGCGCGTCGCCTTCTTCGGCATCGACGGCGTTCCGTACAGCCTGATCGAGGACAACCCGGACGTCTTCGAGAACCTCACCGCGCTCGCCCGCGACGGCAGCGCGGGCGCGATCGACTCGATCGTGCCTCCCGAATCGAGCGCGTGCTGGCCCTCGCTCACGACCGGTGTGAACCCCGGCGAGACCGGCGTCTACGGCTTCCAGGATCGGGAGGTCGGCTCCTACGACACCTACGTGCCGATGGGCCGGGACGTGCAGGCGACCCGGGTCTGGGACCGCGTCGAGGACGAGGGCCGCGACGCCACCGTGATGAACGTCCCCGTGACGTTCCCGCCCCAGCGCGACGTCCAGCGGATGGTCTCGGGCTTTCTCTCGCCCGGCGTCGACGAAGCCGCCTACCCCGACGAACTCCGGGATACTCTCAACGCGCTCGACTACCGGATCGACAACAACGCGAAGCTCGGTCACGACGACGACAAGACCGAGTTCCTCGAGGACGCCCACGCCACGCTCGACGCGCGCTTCGAGGCCTTCTCGCACTACGTCGAGCAGGACGACTGGGACCTCCTCTTCGGCGTGTTCATGACCACCGACCGGGTGAACCACTTCCTGTTCGAGGACTACGAGCGTGACGGCGAGTACAAGCAGGAGTTCTTCGAGTTCTACAAGAAGGTCGACGAGTACCTCGGCCGGCTGCGCGAGATGCTCCCCGACGACGTCACGATGGCGGTCGCCTCCGATCACGGCTTCACCGTCCAGGACCACGAGGTCCACTTCAACGAGTGGCTCGAACAGGAGGGCTGGCTCGACTTCGCCGAGGACGACCACGAGAGCCTCGCGGACATCTCCGATGACACCGAGGCCTACGCGTTCATTCCGGGTCGCTTCTACATCAACCTCGAGGGCCGCGAGCCACGCGGCGGCGTCGCCGAGGACGACTACGAGGAGAAACGCACCGAGCTGAAGAAGGCGCTCGAAACGCTCGAAGGCCCCGACGGCCGGAAGGTCTGCGAGCGCGTCGTCGAGAAGGAGGACGCCTTCCGCGGCGCTCACGACGACATCGCGCCCGATCTGGTGGCGATCCCGAACCACGGCTTCGACCTCAAGGCGGGCTTCTCTGGCCACGGCAGCGTCTTCGACACCGGGCCGCGCAACGGGATGCACAGCTTCGACAACGCCTGCCTGTTCGTCGACGACGCCAATGCTCGGGTCGGTGACGACACCGACCTGTTCGACATCGCTCCGACGCTGCTCGACGCGATGGAGATCGACTACGACCGCAGTGAGTTCGACGGGTCGAGTCTCGCCTGA
- a CDS encoding YgaP family membrane protein, producing MFERNVGGFDRIARGVVGTCLVAVAFGALRADRRSMAVVAALGSAGLLFNFATARCGLNKLLGVDTCPRE from the coding sequence ATGTTCGAGCGAAACGTCGGTGGCTTCGATCGGATCGCTCGCGGCGTGGTAGGCACGTGCCTCGTCGCGGTCGCGTTCGGCGCGCTTCGCGCCGATCGGCGCTCGATGGCGGTCGTCGCGGCGCTCGGGAGCGCCGGCCTGCTGTTCAACTTCGCCACGGCGCGCTGTGGGTTGAACAAGCTGCTCGGTGTCGACACCTGTCCGCGGGAGTGA
- a CDS encoding inorganic diphosphatase, with translation MTNLWEDLETGPDPPEEIYAVVECLKGERNKYEYDKDVPGVVLDRVLHSNVHYPSDYGFIPQSYYDDEDPFDVLVLVEDRTFPGCIIEARPVALMRMDDDGEQDDKVIAVPSEDPRYDHIEDLEDIPQQQLDEIDEFFETYKNLEEGKEVETQGWEDRQAAYDAIEHAQDLYAEQFG, from the coding sequence ATGACGAACCTCTGGGAAGACCTCGAAACGGGCCCCGATCCGCCGGAAGAGATCTACGCGGTCGTGGAGTGTCTCAAGGGCGAGCGCAACAAGTACGAGTACGACAAGGACGTTCCCGGCGTCGTCCTCGATCGCGTGCTCCACTCGAACGTTCACTACCCCTCCGACTACGGGTTCATCCCACAGAGCTACTACGACGACGAGGACCCCTTCGACGTCCTGGTGCTCGTCGAGGATCGGACGTTCCCCGGCTGCATCATCGAGGCCCGCCCCGTGGCGCTGATGCGGATGGACGACGACGGCGAGCAGGACGACAAGGTGATCGCCGTTCCGAGCGAGGATCCCCGCTACGATCACATCGAGGATCTGGAGGACATCCCCCAGCAACAGCTCGACGAGATCGACGAGTTCTTCGAGACGTACAAGAACCTGGAGGAAGGGAAGGAAGTCGAGACCCAGGGCTGGGAGGATCGCCAGGCGGCCTACGACGCGATCGAACACGCCCAGGACCTCTACGCCGAACAGTTCGGCTGA
- a CDS encoding PadR family transcriptional regulator, translating into MSEAQAAPDRSIARDLTAFQQNILVILSDEPMYGLAIKRQLEEYYDSEVNHGRLYPNLDDLVELDLVAKSELDKRTNQYELTDAGYDAVVDKLDWTFSKFVTDGDRADTVRDLVDDSA; encoded by the coding sequence ATGTCAGAGGCACAGGCGGCACCGGACCGGAGCATCGCCCGAGACCTGACGGCTTTCCAACAAAACATCCTCGTCATCCTTTCGGACGAGCCGATGTACGGCCTGGCGATCAAGCGCCAGCTCGAGGAGTACTACGACTCGGAGGTCAACCACGGCCGACTCTACCCCAACCTCGACGACCTCGTGGAGCTCGACCTCGTCGCGAAGAGCGAACTCGACAAGCGCACCAACCAGTACGAGCTGACCGACGCGGGCTACGACGCCGTCGTCGACAAGCTCGACTGGACGTTCTCGAAGTTCGTGACCGACGGCGACCGCGCCGACACCGTGCGCGATCTCGTCGACGACAGCGCGTAA